One Caretta caretta isolate rCarCar2 chromosome 6, rCarCar1.hap1, whole genome shotgun sequence genomic region harbors:
- the LOC125638121 gene encoding olfactory receptor 5G9-like, whose amino-acid sequence MKKGNHSTVTEFLLSGLTDRPELQVPLFVLFLVIYIVTLVGNLGMIVLIKIDSRLHTPMYFFLGNLSFSDLCYSSIISPRMLLNFLAESKRISYNACAVQMYLFGTFGHVDCLLLAVMAYDRYVAICNPLLYTVTMSRWLCHQLVAGVYAVGLLDSMVHTVFTFRLSFCSSNAINHFLCDVPPVLSLSCSDTRVNEIVMFVSTGCLVVSSIVIILLSYAYIIITILRIRSAEGRRKAFSTCTSHLTAVAMFHGSLLFMYFRPSTSYSLDTDKIASVFYTAVIPMLNPLIYSLRNKEVKDAHWKVMHKLLTFS is encoded by the coding sequence ATGAAAAAGGGAAATCACTCAACGGTGACCGAGTTCCTTCTCTCAGGACTGACAGATCGTCCGGAGCTTCAGGTCCCTCTCTTTGTGTTGTTCCTAGTGATCTACATTGTCACCTTGGTAGGGAATCTGGGGATGATCGTGTTAATCAAGATTGACTCCCGtctccacacccccatgtactttttcctcgGTAATTTGTCTTTCTCTGATCTGTGCTATTCCTCCATAATTTCCCCTAGGATGCTGCTGAACTTCTTAGCCGAGAGTAAAAGGATTTCGTACAATGCCTGCGCTGTGCAAATGTATCTCTTTGGTACTTTTGGTCATGTAGattgcctcctgctggctgtgatggcatacgaccgttatgtggccatctgtaacccGCTGCTCTATACAGTCACCATGTCCCGATGGCTCTGTCAtcagctggtggctggggtgtaTGCCGTGGGCTTGCTGGACTCAATGGTACACACCGTTTTTACTTTTCGTTTATCATTCTGCAGCTCCAATGCCATCAATCATTTCCTCTGTGATGTTCCTCCGGTATTGTCGCTCTCCTGTTCCGACACACGCGTCAATGAGATTGTGATGTTTGTCTCGACTGGCTGCTTGGTCGTGAGCAGCATTGTGATCATTCTCCTCTCCTACGCATATATCATCATCACCATCCTGCGGATCCGCTCCGCCGAGGGCAGgcgcaaagccttctccacctgcacctcCCACCTGACGGCCGTGGCCATGTTCCATGGCTCCCTCCTCTTCATGTATTTCCGACCCTCCACCAGTTACTCCCTGGACACTGACAAAATAGCCTCTGTGTTCTACACGGCGGTGATCCCCATGCTGAACCCCttgatctacagcctgaggaacaaggaggtgAAAGATGCCCACTGGAAAGTGATGCACaaattgctcactttctcttGA